Within uncultured Roseibium sp., the genomic segment TCCGCTGGTCGAGGCACCGCAGTTTCCCCTGTCCCTTCCGGCCTGGACCGGAACGGCAAAGACCGGTGAAACGATCCGGGACCTGACGTCCCACCCCTGGGCGGGCTCTGAAGTCGATTTGGTTCTGACCGCACGCGACGAAGCCGGACAGGTCGGAACCTCTGCGCCGCACCGTTTCAAGCTGCCGCAGCGGCTCTTCCGAAAGCCTCTGGCGCGCGCGGTGGTCGAACAGCGCCGGGATCTGGCGCTCGACGCCAACAGCATCGAGCGGGTACTGATCGCCTTCGATGCCCTGATGCTGGCCCCGGACGTGTTCAATATGGAAACGCGCACCTATCTGGGGATGGATTTCGCCTACCGGCAACTGGTCAAGGCCAGAACCGACGAGGATCTGAAGAACCTCTTGCCGCTTCTGTGGGATCTGGCGCTGACCATCGAGGACGGTGACCTGTCCGTCGCAGAACGCAACCTCCGCAACGCCCAGGAAGCGCTGCGCAAGGCTCTGGAAGAAGGTGCCAGCGAGGAGGAGATCGCCAAGCTCACCCAGCAGCTGCGCGAGGCCCTCAGCGAATACATGCAGGCGCTGGCGGAACAGATGCGCCGCAACCCGCAGGTCATGCAGCCGTTCAATTCCAATCAGCAGACGCTCAGCCAGCAGGACCTGAACGAAATGCTGAACCGGATCGAGGAACTGGCCCGCACCGGATCACGCGACGCTGCCCGCGAATTGCTCGCCCAGATGCAGCAGATGCTGGAAAACCTGCAGGCCGGCCGGCCGCAGATGATGCAGGACCAGATGACCAGCGAAATGATGCAGATGCTGAATGAGCTCGGCAAGATGATCCGGCGCCAACAGCAGCTGATGGACCAGACCAACGAGCTCAACCGCGACCAGCAGCGACAGGGCAAGCGGAGTCAGCAAGGCCAACAGGGCCAACAGGACGGCCCGGGCCAGCGGATGACGGAAGAACAACTGGGCAAGCTCCTGGAGCAGTTGCAGCAGGACCAGGGCAATCTGGCCGAGCAACTGCAGGAACTCATGGACCAGCTCGCCCAGAACGGCATGGGCGAAAACAAGGAACTCGGCGAAGCCGGTGACTCCATGGGCGAGGCGGAACAGTCGCTCGGCAAGGGTCAGGGCGAACAGGCCGTGGGAGAACAGGGCAATGCGCTCGACGCCCTGCGCCGGGGCGCTCAGGGCCTCACCGAGCAGATGATGAACCAGGGCCAGGGCCCCGGAATGGCGGAAGGCCGCGGGCCGGGTGACGAGGATCCCCTCGGCCGCCCCCGACGGACCGATGGCGCCGATTTCGGCAATCGCGTGAAGGTTCCAGACGAGATCGACGTCCAGCGTGCCCGCCGCATCCTGGAAGAGTTGCGTCGCCGCTTTTCCGATCCGTCACGGCCGAAACTCGAACTCGATTATCTGGAACGGCTTCTGAAACGGTATTAGGGCATACCGTGACCAGGAAAACAAAAAGCCCCGATCAGCAATGACCGGGGCTTTTTTTCAGTTCAGATTCTGAATTCAAGCGTAGTAGCGGGTTTCCTCGTGTGCCGCACCGGACAGCGCCTCGCGCACCGCGCGGCGGATATCGGCAAGAGAAAACGGCTTGGTCACCACGTCGTGAACGAGTTCGTCGAGACCGTTCGCCCGCTCGCGCTGATCGGCAAAGCCCGTCATCAGGAGGATCGGCATATCCGGCCAGTCGCGCGCCGTATGCAGCGCCAGCGCAATCCCGTCCATGACCGGCATCTTGATATCCGACAGGAGCAGATCGAACTCCCCCTTCTCCCGGGTGAGGACTTCGACCGCCTCGCCACCGTCTTCAACGGCTTTCACATTATGGCCATCCAGTTCCAGAGCCCTTTTTACAAAGCTCCGGACGGCTTCGTCATCTTCCGTCAGAAGGACGCGAGCCATGGTCACTCTCCTCTGGTTTCACCGGCCGACATTTCATCGTCCGGAACGACATATCCGATAAACGGCAACTGCCGCCACGCATGCCCCATATCCATGCCATAACCGACGACGAATTTGTCGGGACAGATAAACCCGACATAATCCGCGGAAATGGCGGCTTTGCGGTTTTCCGGCTTGTCCAGAAGCGCCGCGATCCGTACCGATCGGGCACCGCGCTTCGCAAGCCGCTCCTTGGCGAAGCTCAGGGTCCGTCCGGATTCCAGGATATCATCCACCAATATTATATCCCGCCCGTTAACGTCGCTTTCCACATCCCGCAAAATACGAACTTCGGCCCCTTCCGTGCCGGCGCCGTAACTCGACAGGTGCATGAACTCCATCTCCGGCGTCAGTCCCGCACGGTGCATCGCCCGGACAAGATCCGCGGCGAATATGAAACTTCCCTTCAGCACCGCCACCACCAGAAGGCGTTCCGGCCGCATATCCGCGATCTCTCTGGCAAGGGCATCGACCCTGGCGGCGATGGTGTCTTCGTCAAAGAGCGTGTTTATAGTGACAGTCATCTTACTCAAGTATTACCTGTTTCCGGCCGCGGTCGATAAAGCGAACCATGATATCCGACGCGCCGTCCGGCGGGTTTGACAGGATGGTCCTGAACCGGGTTTCATCCAGTCCTTTTAACATGGTTGTCCGCGGTTCGACGGTCCAGGCATAAATTTCCTGC encodes:
- a CDS encoding TIGR02302 family protein, which gives rise to MDAKLNRLVFRSRLALLVETIWRASLPPLVVLGFFIGLSWLGLWLYLPFWARLIGIVGFAALFIWSCRDLLAVKWPSREAALHRIERDSGQSHRPLTAIEDDLSAGESNPETAALWALHKKRMMRALAAMRTRLPDPRAYRRDPYAVRVVALILVIIGFASTSGQRWERLGSAFRSPIDAEEIASRLDAWVTPPLYTSEPPVYLTGDSAALRDPGSAIGIPEGSVLVVRSQGETGLSMRFVSDGSGEAPTPIEPEAENGDPESGLPVERRLTLAESGRVDMLKDDTLVKSWAFQVKPDEPPMIRLDNDPEEQLSGALKFSYLVKDDYGVVAAEAAISPVPGKSAGTKTPRPLVEAPQFPLSLPAWTGTAKTGETIRDLTSHPWAGSEVDLVLTARDEAGQVGTSAPHRFKLPQRLFRKPLARAVVEQRRDLALDANSIERVLIAFDALMLAPDVFNMETRTYLGMDFAYRQLVKARTDEDLKNLLPLLWDLALTIEDGDLSVAERNLRNAQEALRKALEEGASEEEIAKLTQQLREALSEYMQALAEQMRRNPQVMQPFNSNQQTLSQQDLNEMLNRIEELARTGSRDAARELLAQMQQMLENLQAGRPQMMQDQMTSEMMQMLNELGKMIRRQQQLMDQTNELNRDQQRQGKRSQQGQQGQQDGPGQRMTEEQLGKLLEQLQQDQGNLAEQLQELMDQLAQNGMGENKELGEAGDSMGEAEQSLGKGQGEQAVGEQGNALDALRRGAQGLTEQMMNQGQGPGMAEGRGPGDEDPLGRPRRTDGADFGNRVKVPDEIDVQRARRILEELRRRFSDPSRPKLELDYLERLLKRY
- a CDS encoding response regulator, with the protein product MARVLLTEDDEAVRSFVKRALELDGHNVKAVEDGGEAVEVLTREKGEFDLLLSDIKMPVMDGIALALHTARDWPDMPILLMTGFADQRERANGLDELVHDVVTKPFSLADIRRAVREALSGAAHEETRYYA
- the hpt gene encoding hypoxanthine phosphoribosyltransferase, whose product is MTVTINTLFDEDTIAARVDALAREIADMRPERLLVVAVLKGSFIFAADLVRAMHRAGLTPEMEFMHLSSYGAGTEGAEVRILRDVESDVNGRDIILVDDILESGRTLSFAKERLAKRGARSVRIAALLDKPENRKAAISADYVGFICPDKFVVGYGMDMGHAWRQLPFIGYVVPDDEMSAGETRGE